The following proteins are co-located in the Candidatus Planktophila lacus genome:
- the holA gene encoding DNA polymerase III subunit delta: MNDFYLILGSEAALADRALSKISAQLKEEKAEVTTISAADAIVGDISDALAPSLFSERRALIIKDLQDLPEESRDEITRYLPEPDATTTVIFIHKGGVKGKALLDAIKKVKPEIIACEPLKKDAEKEQFVKELFLDSGRKASPGAVAALVGALGGDMRELQQAVSQIALDAPAGVIDEKYIDEFHQGRVETTGFDVADATIDGNLPTALISLRSAIETGTDPVMVTSAIASALRSLAKVSGSATGAKSFELAGQLGMAPWQIDKARRQLQGWTPRALSKAVQAIALADAQVKGAATDPIYALEKALATITAARAAR, from the coding sequence ATGAACGATTTCTATCTCATCCTTGGCTCTGAAGCGGCGCTGGCAGATCGCGCGCTCTCTAAAATTTCTGCACAGTTAAAAGAGGAAAAAGCGGAAGTAACCACTATCTCGGCCGCAGATGCGATTGTCGGAGATATCTCTGATGCACTTGCCCCATCACTATTTTCTGAACGTCGCGCGCTGATCATTAAAGATCTGCAAGATCTACCTGAAGAATCTCGTGATGAAATAACTCGCTATCTGCCAGAGCCAGATGCCACAACCACGGTGATCTTTATCCATAAAGGCGGCGTAAAAGGCAAGGCGCTACTTGATGCGATTAAGAAAGTTAAGCCCGAAATAATTGCCTGCGAGCCGCTAAAGAAAGATGCTGAAAAAGAGCAATTTGTTAAAGAGCTATTTCTAGATTCTGGCCGCAAGGCATCACCTGGCGCAGTTGCAGCCCTTGTCGGTGCACTCGGCGGAGATATGCGCGAACTACAACAAGCAGTTTCCCAGATCGCACTCGATGCACCTGCGGGAGTAATTGATGAAAAATACATCGATGAATTCCACCAAGGCCGCGTTGAGACAACTGGCTTTGATGTTGCTGATGCAACTATTGATGGCAACTTACCAACTGCGTTGATTTCATTGCGCAGCGCAATTGAAACTGGCACAGATCCAGTAATGGTGACATCGGCAATCGCATCCGCACTTCGCAGCCTGGCAAAAGTTTCTGGTTCTGCCACCGGTGCTAAATCTTTCGAACTTGCCGGACAACTCGGTATGGCGCCTTGGCAGATTGATAAAGCCCGTCGCCAATTGCAAGGTTGGACACCGCGCGCACTTTCCAAGGCGGTTCAAGCGATCGCTCTGGCAGATGCACAGGTAAAGGGAGCAGCGACAGATCCGATCTATGCCCTCGAAAAAGCCTTGGCCACGATTACCGCCGCCCGCGCTGCTAGATAA
- a CDS encoding DoxX family protein, with protein MTTSATIILAFLAVVFVISGLSKASGNDKGLSGTRDVNVKDGIARVIGFFEALLALGLILGLKWNWMAYFPLVGLWFTMAGAIFVHFKANKAKTAFPAFFLLTLISIALVLI; from the coding sequence ATGACTACTAGCGCAACGATCATCCTGGCATTTCTCGCCGTCGTATTTGTTATCTCTGGCCTTTCTAAAGCTAGCGGCAACGATAAGGGCCTATCTGGCACCCGCGATGTAAATGTTAAAGATGGAATCGCGCGCGTTATTGGCTTCTTCGAAGCGCTATTGGCACTTGGCTTAATTCTTGGCCTCAAGTGGAATTGGATGGCTTACTTCCCACTCGTTGGACTTTGGTTCACCATGGCCGGTGCAATATTTGTTCACTTCAAGGCAAATAAGGCAAAGACTGCATTCCCTGCCTTCTTCCTCTTAACTTTAATTTCTATCGCGCTAGTTTTGATCTAG
- the rpsT gene encoding 30S ribosomal protein S20 has product MANIKSQIKRVKTNNKAQARNKSVSSSVKTAVRKFREAVVKGDAATTTTELRAASKALDVAVAKGVVHRNTAANKKSSMAKAAAKAGAR; this is encoded by the coding sequence GTGGCAAATATCAAGTCGCAGATCAAGCGCGTTAAGACCAATAACAAGGCGCAAGCTCGCAACAAGTCTGTCTCTTCATCTGTAAAGACCGCTGTTCGCAAATTCCGCGAAGCAGTCGTAAAGGGCGATGCAGCAACAACCACGACTGAACTCCGCGCCGCTTCAAAGGCTCTAGATGTTGCAGTAGCAAAGGGTGTTGTTCACCGTAACACTGCAGCAAATAAGAAGTCTTCAATGGCTAAGGCAGCTGCCAAAGCCGGCGCTCGTTAA
- a CDS encoding helix-hairpin-helix domain-containing protein: protein MNSILENFRSWWSHISFTSPQKRSLLALSAIVVATSAFFVVRGTSQEIEVVAPELTMVESVAQVTVDVAGAVTKPGVYSLPINSRVIDAIKAAGDTVKGADVSDINLARIIKDGEQVYIYPPQKGGSAARVSPQRTKAKVTGPISLNRASAKELESLDGIGPVLAARIVAYRKINGPFLTVEDLLKVSGIGTAKYGQFKEKLRV from the coding sequence ATGAATTCCATACTTGAAAACTTTCGCTCCTGGTGGAGCCATATCTCCTTCACCTCGCCCCAGAAACGCTCACTGCTCGCGCTTTCTGCAATTGTTGTTGCAACATCTGCTTTCTTTGTTGTTCGCGGTACATCTCAGGAAATTGAAGTCGTTGCACCTGAATTAACTATGGTCGAAAGCGTTGCACAGGTAACCGTTGATGTTGCTGGCGCTGTTACAAAACCCGGCGTTTACTCACTGCCAATTAATTCGCGAGTAATCGATGCGATAAAGGCGGCCGGCGATACCGTTAAAGGCGCTGATGTTTCAGATATAAATCTGGCGCGCATCATTAAAGATGGCGAACAGGTTTATATTTATCCACCACAGAAAGGTGGCAGCGCTGCACGTGTATCACCACAGCGCACCAAGGCGAAGGTAACTGGCCCAATCTCGTTAAATCGCGCTAGTGCAAAAGAGCTCGAATCACTTGATGGAATCGGCCCTGTTCTTGCCGCCCGCATCGTTGCCTATCGAAAAATAAACGGACCGTTCTTAACAGTTGAAGATCTGCTTAAGGTCTCTGGGATAGGCACGGCAAAGTACGGACAATTTAAAGAGAAGTTACGCGTCTAA
- the lepA gene encoding translation elongation factor 4, whose translation MPAIPIAKAPQPAATNPAQIRNFCIIAHIDHGKSTLADRMLGITEVVEARNMRAQYLDRMDIERERGITIKSQAVRLPWRSGIDGQEYILNMIDTPGHVDFTYEVSRSLAACEGAVLLVDCAQGIEAQTLANLYLAMENNLTIIPVLNKIDLPNAQPEKFAAELARLIGCQPEDCLRVSGKTGDGVADLLDQIVAQIPAPVGDANAPARALIFDSVYDSYRGVVTYVRVIDGRLNPREQIQMFSTGVRHEALEVGVISPEPLPSKGLGVGEVGYLITGVKDVRQSRVGDTVTNYQNPTKTALAGYKDPKPMVFSGLFPLDGADFPLLRDALDKLQLNDAALVYEPESSAALGFGFRCGFLGLLHMEIVRERLERESGISLISTAPNVVYRVMLEDGKEFIVTNPSEFPDGKINYVKEPIVKCTILAPSEYIGTIMELCQERRGTMQGMDYISEDRVEIRYTLPLAEIVFDFFDQLKSRTKGYASLDYEELGDEEGNLVKVDILLQGEAVDAFSAIVHRDKAYSYGVMMTGKLRELIPRQQFEVPIQAAIGSRIIARESIRAIRKDVLAKCYGGDISRKRKLLEKQKEGKKRMKMVGRVEVPQEAFVAALATDADIEKIKAARKQD comes from the coding sequence GTGCCTGCAATTCCAATTGCCAAGGCTCCGCAACCGGCAGCGACAAACCCCGCGCAGATACGTAACTTCTGCATCATCGCCCATATCGATCACGGCAAATCAACGCTGGCAGATCGCATGCTCGGCATCACCGAAGTTGTAGAAGCTCGCAATATGCGCGCGCAATATCTAGATCGCATGGATATCGAACGCGAACGCGGCATCACCATTAAATCGCAAGCGGTCCGTCTGCCATGGCGCAGCGGTATCGATGGCCAGGAATACATCCTCAATATGATCGATACTCCTGGGCACGTTGACTTTACCTACGAAGTTTCGCGCTCGCTCGCAGCATGCGAAGGCGCAGTGTTGCTCGTGGATTGCGCCCAAGGAATCGAAGCGCAGACTCTTGCCAACCTTTACTTGGCGATGGAGAACAACCTAACGATTATTCCTGTTCTAAATAAGATCGATCTCCCAAATGCGCAGCCCGAAAAGTTTGCGGCAGAACTTGCCCGCTTAATCGGTTGTCAACCAGAAGATTGCTTACGTGTATCTGGAAAAACTGGCGATGGCGTTGCCGACCTTCTAGATCAAATCGTTGCACAGATTCCCGCACCAGTTGGCGATGCCAACGCACCTGCGCGCGCACTTATCTTCGACTCTGTATATGACTCATATCGCGGTGTGGTTACCTATGTTCGCGTTATCGATGGACGCCTTAATCCACGCGAACAGATTCAAATGTTCTCAACTGGCGTTCGACATGAAGCACTTGAAGTCGGCGTTATCTCACCAGAGCCACTACCAAGTAAAGGTTTAGGCGTTGGCGAAGTAGGTTATTTAATTACCGGTGTAAAAGATGTTCGACAGTCACGTGTTGGTGACACTGTCACTAACTATCAAAACCCAACAAAGACCGCACTTGCTGGTTATAAAGATCCCAAGCCAATGGTCTTCTCTGGTCTCTTCCCACTAGATGGCGCAGATTTTCCTTTACTTCGCGATGCGCTAGATAAGTTGCAGTTAAACGACGCAGCCCTTGTTTATGAACCAGAGAGCTCTGCAGCACTTGGCTTTGGTTTCCGCTGCGGTTTCCTCGGTCTTTTGCATATGGAGATCGTGCGCGAGCGTCTAGAGCGCGAATCCGGAATCAGTTTGATTTCAACCGCCCCAAACGTGGTCTATCGCGTGATGCTAGAAGATGGCAAAGAATTTATCGTTACCAACCCGTCAGAATTTCCTGATGGCAAGATCAATTACGTCAAAGAACCGATCGTAAAGTGCACCATCCTTGCGCCATCTGAATACATCGGCACAATCATGGAGCTCTGCCAAGAACGTCGCGGCACGATGCAGGGGATGGATTACATCTCGGAAGATCGCGTGGAAATTCGCTACACCTTGCCACTTGCTGAAATTGTCTTCGATTTCTTCGATCAGCTAAAGAGCCGCACCAAGGGTTATGCCTCACTTGATTACGAAGAACTCGGTGACGAAGAAGGCAATCTCGTTAAGGTCGATATCTTGCTCCAGGGCGAGGCAGTAGATGCCTTTAGCGCAATCGTTCACCGCGATAAGGCTTACTCATATGGCGTAATGATGACCGGCAAACTTCGCGAACTTATTCCGCGCCAACAGTTCGAAGTTCCTATTCAAGCCGCTATTGGTTCACGCATCATCGCGCGCGAGAGCATCCGCGCGATCCGTAAAGATGTTCTTGCTAAGTGTTACGGTGGAGATATTTCTCGTAAGCGCAAACTTCTGGAAAAGCAGAAGGAAGGTAAGAAGCGCATGAAGATGGTGGGACGCGTTGAAGTTCCGCAAGAAGCCTTCGTTGCAGCCCTTGCCACAGATGCTGATATCGAAAAGATTAAAGCCGCGCGTAAGCAAGACTGA
- the hemW gene encoding radical SAM family heme chaperone HemW, with amino-acid sequence MVLSFYVHIPYCIKRCGYCDFNTYTPSELQDGATLEIVSNDYIDAVLRELESAPKDQVPTIFFGGGTPSLLPAHDLGRVITAIKARNGLTADCEITLEANPDSVTQEKLSAYLAAGFNRISFGMQSAQPHVLAVLDRTHNPANVKRAVDMARAAGFESISVDLIYGTPGESLEDWRSTVTEALSLDIDHISAYALIVETGTKLAAQIKRGELTMPNDDLMADMYLLVDQMCNAAGLNWYELSNWAKPGKECLHNIAYWKSANWWGLGPGAHSHVDRKRFWNVKHPTAYKQKLFAGESPIADSEDLTVEQLRDESIMLAIRMRTGLALSLLTDSAKENLEAYKSSGHLELIEGAFQLTAQGRLIADRLVREALG; translated from the coding sequence ATCGTGCTCTCATTCTACGTACATATCCCGTACTGCATTAAGCGCTGCGGATATTGCGACTTCAATACCTACACACCTTCTGAACTCCAAGATGGCGCAACCCTTGAGATCGTCTCTAACGATTACATCGACGCAGTTTTGCGTGAGCTAGAGAGCGCTCCTAAAGATCAAGTTCCGACAATCTTCTTTGGGGGAGGTACGCCTTCGCTATTGCCGGCCCATGATCTCGGTCGAGTAATCACCGCGATCAAGGCGCGCAATGGTTTAACTGCTGATTGCGAGATAACACTTGAGGCAAATCCAGATTCAGTAACGCAAGAGAAGTTATCTGCCTATCTCGCCGCAGGTTTTAATCGCATCTCATTCGGTATGCAATCTGCGCAACCTCATGTTCTAGCGGTGCTTGATCGCACCCACAATCCGGCAAATGTAAAGCGCGCAGTTGATATGGCACGAGCTGCTGGATTTGAAAGCATAAGCGTTGATCTAATTTACGGAACACCTGGTGAATCACTGGAAGATTGGCGCAGCACCGTAACGGAGGCGCTATCGCTGGATATCGATCACATCAGCGCTTACGCGCTAATCGTTGAGACCGGCACCAAACTTGCGGCGCAGATCAAACGCGGTGAGTTAACTATGCCAAATGATGATCTGATGGCTGATATGTATTTGCTAGTTGATCAGATGTGTAACGCTGCAGGTTTGAATTGGTATGAACTATCTAACTGGGCAAAGCCTGGCAAAGAGTGCCTGCACAATATTGCGTATTGGAAGAGCGCTAATTGGTGGGGTCTTGGGCCGGGAGCGCATTCACATGTTGATCGCAAACGATTCTGGAATGTAAAGCATCCAACTGCTTACAAACAGAAGTTATTTGCTGGCGAATCACCAATTGCAGATTCAGAGGATTTAACAGTTGAACAATTACGTGATGAATCAATTATGTTGGCGATTCGGATGCGTACTGGTTTGGCGCTCTCGCTATTGACAGATAGTGCAAAAGAAAATTTAGAAGCATATAAATCATCGGGCCATCTAGAGTTAATTGAAGGTGCCTTCCAATTAACAGCACAAGGGCGGTTAATCGCCGATCGTTTAGTCCGAGAGGCGCTGGGCTAA
- the leuS gene encoding leucine--tRNA ligase yields the protein MTTPRDEQTHAAYDFAYVQEKWLPVWDKLEPFKSGRTDDKRPKKYVLDMFPYPSGDLHMGHAEAYALGDVIARYWIQKGFNVMHPIGWDAFGLPAENAAIKRNEDPRIWTYENIATQKASMRRYACSFDWDRVFNTCDPEYYKWNQWLFIELHKRGLAYRKDSAVNWCPGCQTVLANEQVVAGLCERCDTAVTKKKLNQWYFKITDYADRLLDDMKELEGKWPDKVLTMQRNWIGRSQGANVNFVIEGRTEPVTIYTTRPDTLYGATFMVVAVDSELAAELASGTPAESEFKTYLESVKAASDIDRLATDRPKSGVFLQRYAINPVNGEKLPIWASDYVLADYGTGAIMAVPAHDQRDLDFARAMKLPVRVVVQSDEEDPTASGVATTGDGKLINSGSLDGLNKVDAITAINKQLEADGLGKSARNYRLRDWLVSRQRYWGTPIPIVHCEKCGEVPVPADQLPLTLPDAKGLDLKPKGQSPLAAATDWVNTSCPKCGAAALRDTDTMDTFVDSSWYFLRYPSSTNHNEPFSRADIDTWLPVDQYVGGVTHAILHLLYSRFFTKVLHDIGMLGFTEPFTRLLNQGMVVMDGSAMSKSRGNLVRLSDELENHGVDAIRLSMVFSGPPEDDVDWSDVSPSGSVKFLSRAWRLSGDVTSKPGVDFATGDIALRKATHKALHDAAFAVESFRFNVAIARVMELVNATRKAIDSGPGAADPAVREAVEAIAIMLSLVAPFTAEEMWDRLGHKPAIATAGWPVVDEKLLVADAVEAVIQINGKIKERIEVPPTITDSEIEALALSHPTIAAELNGATPKKVIARAPKIVNIVI from the coding sequence ACGCATGCTGCGTATGACTTCGCCTATGTGCAGGAAAAGTGGCTTCCAGTTTGGGACAAGTTAGAGCCATTTAAATCAGGTCGCACAGACGATAAGCGCCCTAAGAAATATGTCTTAGATATGTTTCCTTATCCATCCGGTGATCTACACATGGGCCACGCTGAGGCATATGCACTTGGCGATGTAATCGCGCGTTACTGGATCCAAAAAGGTTTTAACGTCATGCACCCAATCGGTTGGGATGCCTTCGGTCTACCAGCGGAAAACGCTGCTATTAAGCGCAATGAAGATCCGCGCATTTGGACCTACGAAAACATCGCAACGCAGAAAGCATCGATGCGCCGTTATGCCTGTTCTTTCGATTGGGATCGCGTCTTTAACACTTGCGATCCTGAGTACTACAAATGGAACCAATGGTTATTTATCGAACTTCACAAGCGCGGACTTGCTTACCGTAAAGATAGCGCCGTTAACTGGTGCCCAGGTTGCCAGACAGTTCTTGCCAACGAGCAAGTAGTTGCTGGCCTTTGCGAACGTTGTGACACTGCCGTTACCAAGAAGAAGTTAAATCAGTGGTATTTCAAGATCACTGATTACGCCGATCGTTTGCTCGATGATATGAAAGAGCTCGAAGGTAAGTGGCCAGATAAAGTCCTTACGATGCAGCGCAACTGGATCGGTCGCTCTCAAGGTGCCAACGTTAACTTCGTTATTGAAGGCCGCACAGAACCTGTAACGATTTACACAACCCGCCCAGATACTTTGTACGGCGCTACCTTTATGGTCGTTGCTGTTGACTCAGAACTTGCGGCAGAACTTGCTAGTGGCACACCTGCCGAAAGTGAATTTAAAACTTATCTCGAATCTGTAAAGGCTGCCTCTGATATTGATCGCCTGGCAACAGATCGCCCAAAGAGCGGTGTCTTCTTGCAACGTTATGCGATCAACCCAGTAAATGGTGAGAAGTTACCGATCTGGGCATCTGATTATGTTTTAGCCGATTACGGAACTGGCGCGATCATGGCCGTTCCAGCGCACGATCAACGCGACTTAGATTTTGCTCGCGCCATGAAACTTCCTGTGCGCGTTGTTGTGCAGAGCGATGAAGAAGATCCAACTGCTTCAGGCGTTGCAACTACTGGTGATGGAAAGCTAATTAATTCAGGCTCACTTGATGGACTTAATAAAGTAGATGCGATCACTGCAATCAATAAGCAGTTGGAGGCAGATGGACTCGGAAAATCTGCACGTAACTACCGTCTGCGTGATTGGCTCGTTTCACGCCAGCGTTACTGGGGCACACCTATTCCAATCGTTCACTGCGAAAAGTGTGGCGAAGTACCAGTTCCAGCAGATCAATTACCTTTAACGCTTCCTGATGCTAAAGGTCTTGATCTAAAGCCAAAGGGTCAATCACCACTTGCTGCAGCAACAGATTGGGTTAATACCTCTTGTCCAAAGTGTGGCGCAGCAGCGCTTCGCGATACCGACACCATGGATACCTTCGTAGATTCCTCTTGGTACTTCCTGCGTTATCCATCTTCAACTAACCATAACGAACCATTCTCGCGCGCCGATATCGATACTTGGTTGCCAGTTGATCAATACGTTGGCGGCGTTACTCACGCAATCTTGCACCTACTTTATTCACGCTTCTTCACAAAAGTTCTGCATGACATCGGAATGCTCGGCTTTACCGAACCATTTACCCGCCTGCTCAATCAAGGCATGGTTGTAATGGATGGCTCTGCAATGTCTAAATCTCGCGGCAACTTGGTTCGCCTCTCGGATGAACTTGAAAACCACGGCGTAGATGCGATTCGTTTATCTATGGTCTTCTCAGGTCCACCTGAAGATGATGTCGATTGGTCTGATGTTTCACCATCTGGTTCTGTTAAATTCTTAAGTCGCGCTTGGCGTTTATCAGGTGATGTCACATCAAAGCCTGGCGTTGACTTCGCAACTGGCGATATCGCACTACGCAAAGCAACTCATAAAGCCTTGCATGATGCCGCATTCGCTGTTGAATCCTTCCGCTTTAACGTTGCCATCGCGCGTGTTATGGAGTTAGTAAATGCAACGCGTAAGGCGATTGATTCAGGACCAGGTGCTGCAGATCCTGCAGTGCGCGAAGCCGTTGAAGCAATTGCGATCATGCTCTCACTTGTTGCTCCATTTACCGCTGAAGAAATGTGGGATCGCCTAGGCCATAAGCCAGCGATTGCAACTGCCGGATGGCCAGTTGTGGATGAAAAGCTATTGGTTGCAGATGCAGTTGAAGCCGTTATTCAGATCAATGGCAAGATCAAAGAACGCATCGAAGTTCCACCAACCATTACCGATTCTGAGATCGAAGCGCTGGCTCTGTCCCACCCAACAATTGCCGCTGAGTTAAATGGTGCAACACCGAAGAAAGTTATCGCGCGCGCTCCAAAGATCGTCAATATCGTTATTTAG
- a CDS encoding ComEC/Rec2 family competence protein has product MAPWRISLGAICFVLLALSQKKRRVIVLVIALTLGSVVMSMRQQSLESSAVANYFQSTVEVRALITTDPQRTAKRVSGQNFLPPSYSFLASLRQIDSGSEKFNLRTPVRIITSDKSVVGLLPGQWISLSASVLESKEARTGALLIARGSVTATTEASSWAKSLAAIRLGLRNASGSGDGASLIPGMVLGDTSLQSDQFKSDMRRSGLTHLVAVSGANFAIVSAFVLWCMQFLFRSMRFRIIATAIALICFIALVRPSPSVLRAAAMAAVLLISYGTRRGADSLPALGFAIALVVVGDPWQAREPGFALSVLATAGLLLYAPRVTNFFARGVPKLLAQAAAPPIAAMVFCAPVIVALSGFLSPASLFANLFAAPAVAPITITGFIAALISPLFPQLSTLLITCVKPLAIWIAWVADWAAGYRVLTLQKGLIGFLVIAVVIALFLLAPKRLVVTVVVLVLSLSYMQRFPAGQWQVANCDIGQGDGAAINLGNHRAIVIDTGPDPELIDRCLKQLGVREIPLLIITHGHADHIAGWPGVTKGRKIGLTWYQNVKRGARAQLQSTQGPVDIEVLWPDSGSYDPNNSSIAVRITTKDYTLFAGGDMEPLSQSMIASTTREVDIYKVCHHGSAYQDEIFTKALSPQVAMISVGAGNSYGHPAPATLELLEATGAKVLRTDRDGAIAISARNHRLKVRTSRSKLTFLRWE; this is encoded by the coding sequence ATGGCGCCGTGGCGAATTTCTCTCGGCGCCATCTGCTTTGTTCTGTTGGCACTTTCACAGAAGAAGCGGCGAGTAATTGTTCTGGTAATTGCGCTGACCTTGGGTTCAGTGGTGATGTCGATGCGTCAGCAGAGTCTGGAATCAAGTGCGGTTGCAAATTACTTTCAAAGCACTGTTGAAGTAAGGGCGCTAATAACTACCGATCCACAGCGCACAGCAAAGCGGGTAAGCGGACAGAACTTCTTGCCACCGAGTTATAGCTTTTTGGCATCGCTACGGCAGATTGATAGTGGCAGCGAAAAATTCAATCTGCGAACTCCAGTGCGGATTATTACCTCCGATAAGAGCGTGGTTGGCTTGCTTCCAGGTCAGTGGATTTCTTTAAGCGCCAGTGTCTTAGAGAGTAAAGAGGCGCGCACTGGTGCGCTCTTGATTGCACGCGGTTCGGTTACAGCAACTACCGAAGCAAGTTCATGGGCAAAATCTTTAGCGGCGATCCGTTTAGGACTTCGCAACGCAAGTGGTTCAGGAGATGGCGCATCGCTTATCCCCGGAATGGTTCTGGGGGATACCTCACTGCAGAGCGATCAATTCAAGAGCGATATGCGTAGATCTGGGTTAACGCATCTAGTAGCAGTAAGTGGTGCCAACTTTGCGATCGTTTCGGCATTTGTCTTATGGTGCATGCAATTTCTCTTTCGCAGTATGCGCTTTCGCATTATTGCCACTGCGATCGCGCTTATTTGTTTTATCGCACTGGTTCGTCCTTCACCATCCGTTCTGCGTGCTGCAGCAATGGCTGCGGTATTACTTATCTCTTATGGAACCAGGCGCGGTGCTGATTCATTGCCGGCGTTGGGATTTGCGATCGCACTTGTTGTAGTTGGCGATCCCTGGCAGGCGCGCGAACCAGGTTTTGCACTCTCAGTTCTAGCAACTGCAGGGCTGCTGCTCTATGCCCCGCGGGTTACCAATTTCTTTGCACGAGGTGTTCCGAAGTTATTGGCGCAAGCTGCTGCACCACCGATTGCAGCGATGGTCTTCTGCGCACCTGTCATCGTTGCTTTGTCGGGCTTTCTATCTCCCGCATCCTTGTTTGCAAATCTCTTTGCCGCACCTGCCGTTGCACCGATAACTATCACCGGCTTTATCGCAGCGCTGATTTCACCACTCTTTCCGCAACTTTCTACCTTGCTAATTACCTGCGTTAAACCTTTAGCGATCTGGATCGCCTGGGTTGCTGATTGGGCCGCTGGTTATCGCGTCTTAACTCTGCAGAAAGGTTTGATTGGTTTTCTAGTTATTGCAGTAGTTATTGCCCTCTTTTTGCTAGCGCCAAAGCGGTTGGTAGTAACTGTTGTTGTATTAGTGCTGAGCCTTTCTTACATGCAACGTTTTCCAGCAGGGCAGTGGCAGGTTGCTAATTGCGATATCGGACAAGGCGATGGCGCCGCGATTAACTTAGGCAACCACCGCGCAATAGTGATTGATACCGGTCCCGACCCAGAGTTGATTGATCGTTGTTTAAAACAACTCGGTGTTCGCGAGATTCCGCTTTTGATAATTACCCATGGCCATGCAGATCACATCGCGGGTTGGCCAGGTGTAACCAAGGGGCGCAAGATTGGCCTGACTTGGTATCAAAATGTAAAGCGTGGTGCACGTGCGCAATTGCAAAGCACGCAAGGCCCAGTTGATATTGAAGTCTTATGGCCAGATTCTGGAAGTTACGATCCCAATAACTCAAGTATCGCGGTGCGAATTACAACTAAGGATTACACCTTATTTGCAGGTGGCGATATGGAGCCGTTATCGCAAAGCATGATCGCATCGACTACACGCGAAGTAGATATCTATAAAGTCTGCCATCACGGTTCGGCTTATCAAGATGAGATCTTTACCAAGGCGCTTTCGCCACAAGTTGCGATGATTAGCGTTGGCGCGGGAAATAGTTATGGCCATCCAGCGCCTGCCACCCTTGAACTATTGGAGGCGACAGGCGCTAAAGTACTGCGTACCGACAGAGATGGCGCGATCGCAATTAGCGCCCGTAACCATCGCCTTAAGGTGCGAACCAGCAGATCGAAGTTAACCTTTCTCCGTTGGGAATGA
- a CDS encoding HrcA family transcriptional regulator, with translation MQSQRRLEILRAIVDEYVATQEPVGSKAIADKTSLGLSPATIRNEMAVLEDEGLITHPHTSAGRIPTDLGYRVFVDKLATVKPMSSAERRAIETFLDEANNLDQLMKRSAKLLADLTKQVAVITYPITGEGSGSEKMTISGTANLARSGEDLGTSLSPILEALEEQVVLLRLLGDANDTVKVRIGGEQSESNLRQTSLVTVGYGAAESPVGALGILGPTRMDYAGSMAAVSAVARYVGRYITEGPQ, from the coding sequence ATGCAATCACAACGCCGACTCGAGATTTTGCGCGCCATCGTTGATGAGTACGTAGCTACCCAAGAACCGGTTGGCTCTAAGGCGATTGCCGATAAGACATCGCTCGGGCTCTCGCCAGCAACAATCCGCAACGAGATGGCAGTTCTGGAAGATGAAGGGCTAATCACTCATCCGCATACATCTGCCGGACGTATTCCAACTGATCTCGGTTATCGCGTCTTCGTAGATAAGTTAGCAACGGTGAAGCCGATGTCATCTGCCGAACGCCGTGCGATTGAAACTTTTTTAGATGAAGCAAATAACTTGGATCAATTGATGAAGAGATCAGCCAAGTTGTTGGCAGATCTAACCAAGCAGGTTGCAGTAATTACCTATCCCATAACTGGCGAAGGCTCTGGTAGCGAAAAGATGACAATTTCTGGAACCGCGAACTTGGCCCGTTCTGGAGAAGATTTAGGAACATCTTTATCACCAATCCTTGAAGCATTAGAAGAACAAGTTGTTCTACTGCGCTTACTTGGCGATGCCAATGACACCGTTAAGGTGCGCATCGGCGGCGAACAGAGTGAAAGTAATTTACGTCAAACATCCCTTGTCACAGTTGGTTATGGCGCAGCGGAGTCTCCAGTTGGAGCGCTCGGTATTCTTGGGCCAACGCGTATGGATTACGCAGGCTCGATGGCAGCAGTCTCTGCAGTGGCTCGTTATGTTGGGCGCTACATTACGGAAGGCCCACAATAA